In Flavobacterium endoglycinae, one DNA window encodes the following:
- a CDS encoding SusC/RagA family TonB-linked outer membrane protein encodes MKTKLISLVFIGGIIFSANAKEIAIKKHLFEQTSSQIEISGQILGQDDGMPIAGATIYAESNSKIATISDENGRFKLNVPEHESHVIVSYMGYETLSFPLIQSTNLTIRLKPAQNVLDQVVVTALGVKKSTKAISYAVTELKGTEFTKAKEANISNALVGKIAGVNVSSTSTGANGSTRVVIRGNGSLNGNNQPMYVVNDLPIDNTQLNLPGIGNGPGSTRINVDRGDGTSVINPDDIKSITVLKGGTAAALYGSSAANGVILIQTKRGAAQKGIGVEYNSSFTFETPSIIPDWQYEYGSGSLGKKPTTQAEAVAAGRWSWGAKMDGSNVIQFDGVARPYSPQKNNIKNFYETGTTFINSIALSGGNEKAAGRLSFMNMDNQSVVPNSDFNRKSVNMAGNVNLTNWLKFDVVAQYNIDKSNNRVTVSDAEANPNWGTYMIANTVDIRNLAPGYDANGIEEAWNPVAVATNPYFVVNKIKNSDTKNRFIGMLNVKLNFTPDLFLQGRIGQDYTNYDFFGYIPKTTLNNPVGYAQGSKMKLSNLNTEAILNYTKKNIYNNFSLNALVGVNSRTSERDETRFEGSNFVLDDFYSISNLSTLTYTYPYGKTKTNSVYGAVDLDYKNIVFLNFTGRQDWFSTLSKDNNSVFYPSVGTSVILSDIVKMPEWISFTKLRTSWAEVGGATPDPYALNQSYTMVQGGHNGQQLQGPTSTRVPNATLSPLTSTTFEVGTDLGFFNNRLNLDFAWYNRATTNDIVETTISNASGANTALLNLGKMRNKGVELLLSGKIINSDNFSWDASINGSYNENTVEALTDQLNSITMATSVNGYVTITSDVGRPYSIIKGYKPRKDANGNTVYNVSGGSASIAQGPLEELGQGVHPWSAGITNEFRYKNFNFSFLIDGKFGGSLYSGTDLYGTRMGLTKLTLEGRESGLPIKGVDTNGNPVDMVIAPENLRTYYDGLRNISSTFVYDASFVKLRQVVLGYQLPIEKIKGLSVLQSASVSFIARNLFILYKKTPNVDPESVFSAGNAQGVEQFGVPKTRSFGLSLNVKF; translated from the coding sequence ATGAAAACAAAGCTTATTTCATTGGTATTTATTGGGGGGATTATCTTCTCAGCAAATGCAAAAGAGATTGCAATTAAAAAGCATCTTTTTGAACAAACGAGCAGTCAGATTGAAATTTCCGGCCAGATTTTAGGTCAGGATGATGGAATGCCAATTGCTGGAGCCACAATTTACGCAGAAAGCAATAGTAAAATCGCGACCATATCTGATGAAAATGGAAGGTTTAAATTAAATGTTCCAGAACACGAAAGCCATGTTATTGTATCTTACATGGGGTATGAAACTTTAAGTTTTCCATTAATTCAATCTACAAACTTAACCATACGATTAAAACCAGCTCAAAATGTTCTGGATCAGGTTGTCGTAACCGCACTGGGAGTTAAAAAAAGTACTAAAGCCATTTCATACGCTGTAACCGAGCTGAAAGGAACAGAGTTTACAAAAGCAAAAGAAGCCAATATATCAAACGCTTTAGTCGGGAAAATTGCCGGGGTTAACGTAAGCAGTACCTCAACGGGAGCGAATGGATCGACAAGAGTTGTAATTCGTGGAAACGGTTCATTAAACGGAAATAACCAGCCGATGTATGTTGTAAACGACCTACCAATCGACAACACCCAATTGAATCTGCCAGGAATAGGAAACGGACCAGGATCGACAAGAATTAACGTAGATCGTGGTGACGGAACTTCTGTTATCAATCCAGATGATATTAAAAGTATTACGGTTTTAAAAGGAGGAACTGCTGCCGCTCTTTACGGATCGAGTGCCGCAAATGGTGTTATCCTGATTCAAACCAAAAGAGGCGCTGCGCAAAAAGGAATTGGCGTTGAATACAATTCATCTTTTACATTTGAAACACCTTCAATTATACCAGACTGGCAGTACGAATACGGTTCAGGATCTCTTGGAAAAAAACCAACCACGCAGGCAGAAGCTGTTGCTGCAGGCCGCTGGTCATGGGGAGCCAAAATGGACGGTTCGAATGTGATTCAGTTTGATGGTGTTGCAAGACCGTATTCTCCTCAAAAAAACAATATCAAAAATTTCTATGAAACAGGAACAACTTTCATAAACTCTATTGCTTTATCTGGAGGAAATGAAAAGGCAGCCGGACGTCTTTCGTTTATGAATATGGACAATCAGAGTGTGGTTCCAAATTCAGATTTTAATAGAAAAAGCGTTAACATGGCAGGAAATGTCAACCTAACCAATTGGTTAAAGTTTGATGTTGTGGCGCAATACAATATTGACAAATCTAACAACAGAGTAACCGTTTCTGATGCCGAAGCCAATCCAAACTGGGGAACTTACATGATCGCCAATACGGTTGACATTCGAAATCTTGCCCCAGGTTATGATGCCAACGGAATTGAAGAAGCTTGGAATCCTGTTGCTGTTGCCACAAACCCTTATTTTGTAGTGAATAAAATTAAAAACAGCGATACCAAAAATCGTTTTATCGGGATGCTGAATGTAAAATTAAATTTCACACCTGACTTGTTTTTACAAGGAAGAATTGGTCAGGATTACACGAATTATGATTTCTTCGGATATATTCCAAAAACAACTTTAAACAATCCGGTTGGATATGCGCAGGGTTCAAAAATGAAATTATCTAATTTGAATACCGAAGCCATATTAAATTACACTAAGAAAAACATTTACAATAATTTCTCTTTAAATGCTTTAGTTGGAGTGAACTCTAGAACTTCTGAAAGAGACGAAACTAGATTTGAAGGATCAAATTTTGTATTGGATGATTTTTATTCCATAAGCAATCTTTCAACTTTAACGTACACGTATCCGTATGGAAAAACGAAAACAAATTCAGTATACGGAGCAGTTGATTTAGATTATAAAAACATCGTTTTCTTAAACTTTACAGGTCGTCAGGATTGGTTCTCTACGCTTTCTAAAGACAACAACAGCGTATTTTATCCGTCAGTAGGAACAAGTGTTATCCTTTCTGATATTGTAAAAATGCCAGAGTGGATCTCGTTTACCAAACTAAGAACTTCATGGGCAGAAGTTGGAGGCGCAACACCAGATCCTTATGCTTTAAACCAGTCTTATACCATGGTTCAAGGCGGACACAACGGACAGCAGTTACAAGGTCCAACCAGTACAAGAGTTCCAAATGCAACATTGAGTCCGCTTACTTCAACTACATTTGAAGTAGGTACCGATTTAGGATTTTTCAACAATCGTTTAAATCTTGACTTTGCTTGGTACAACCGCGCTACAACAAATGATATTGTTGAAACCACTATTTCAAATGCTTCAGGAGCGAACACCGCTTTATTAAATCTTGGAAAAATGAGAAACAAAGGAGTGGAATTGTTATTAAGCGGCAAAATCATCAATTCGGATAATTTTTCATGGGATGCGAGTATCAACGGATCGTATAACGAAAATACAGTTGAAGCTCTTACAGATCAATTAAACTCTATCACCATGGCGACTTCTGTAAACGGATATGTAACAATTACCAGCGATGTGGGTCGTCCGTACAGTATTATAAAAGGATACAAACCTCGTAAAGATGCTAATGGAAATACAGTGTATAACGTAAGCGGCGGTTCTGCAAGTATTGCACAAGGACCTCTTGAAGAATTAGGTCAAGGTGTACATCCGTGGTCAGCGGGTATTACAAATGAATTTAGATATAAGAATTTCAATTTCAGCTTTTTGATTGATGGGAAATTCGGCGGAAGTTTATATTCAGGAACCGATTTATACGGAACTCGTATGGGATTAACCAAACTTACACTTGAAGGACGTGAAAGCGGTCTGCCAATTAAAGGAGTTGACACCAACGGAAATCCGGTTGATATGGTGATTGCCCCAGAAAACCTTAGAACCTACTATGATGGTTTAAGAAACATTTCGTCAACATTTGTGTACGATGCCAGTTTCGTAAAATTAAGACAAGTTGTTCTTGGATATCAGCTGCCTATAGAAAAAATAAAAGGTTTATCTGTCCTTCAAAGCGCTTCGGTTTCATTCATAGCCCGAAACTTGTTCATCCTGTACAAGAAAACGCCAAACGTAGATCCAGAATCTGTATTTAGTGCTGGAAACGCTCAAGGTGTAGAACAATTTGGAGTACCAAAAACTAGAAGTTTTGGTTTAAGCTTAAATGTTAAATTCTAA
- a CDS encoding amidohydrolase, translating to MKIALIQSDLNWENASANRSNFESKINQVDPEVNLIVLPEMFSTGFTMNPSAVAETMEGETVSWMKAVSKQKNSAVTGSVVITENGKYFNRMLFVFPTGDIQHYDKRHLFSLAGEDKFYTAGNQKVIVEYLGWKICLQVCYDLRFPVFVRNVENYDLLLYVANWPKVRTNAWDALLKARAIENLSYVAGVNRVGLDAHDYEHTGHSQVVDFLGNYILEPQETEGVFVVDLDRNEMLETRKKLDFLSDKDVFEIKI from the coding sequence ATGAAAATAGCACTCATTCAATCAGATCTTAATTGGGAAAATGCTTCTGCCAACCGAAGTAATTTTGAATCGAAAATAAATCAAGTCGATCCAGAAGTTAATTTAATTGTACTTCCAGAGATGTTTTCAACTGGATTTACAATGAATCCGTCTGCTGTTGCCGAAACGATGGAAGGTGAAACAGTAAGCTGGATGAAAGCGGTTTCTAAACAGAAAAATAGTGCAGTTACAGGGAGTGTAGTAATAACCGAAAACGGAAAATATTTCAACCGTATGTTGTTTGTTTTTCCAACGGGCGACATACAGCATTATGACAAACGCCATTTGTTTTCATTAGCAGGAGAAGATAAATTCTATACTGCCGGAAATCAAAAAGTAATTGTGGAGTATTTAGGCTGGAAAATTTGTCTGCAAGTGTGTTACGACTTACGTTTTCCGGTTTTTGTGCGAAATGTCGAAAATTACGATTTGCTTCTATACGTTGCCAACTGGCCAAAAGTCCGCACCAATGCTTGGGATGCTTTGTTGAAAGCTCGCGCTATAGAGAATTTAAGTTATGTGGCTGGAGTGAATAGAGTAGGACTGGATGCTCATGATTATGAACATACAGGCCATTCTCAAGTAGTAGATTTTTTAGGCAATTATATTCTAGAACCACAAGAAACTGAAGGTGTTTTTGTGGTTGATTTAGATCGAAATGAAATGTTGGAAACGCGAAAAAAACTCGATTTTTTAAGCGATAAAGATGTTTTCGAAATTAAGATTTAG
- a CDS encoding Ig-like domain-containing protein produces MFKSKLKYISFLSVLLMMSCAKRGSITGGLKDTLAPTLVSSVPKNFNTNFKGNVITLNFDEYVKLKNTNKQLIISPPMKYEPLITPTNVSKFIKIEIKDTLQPNTTYSFNFGQSITDNNEGNALNQFKYVFSTGPYIDSLTLGGKIKDAYNKNVDNFVSVMLYEANDKLKDSTIYKEFPRYITNTLDSMRTFKFENLKAGKYLLVALKDKSSNNKFNPKDDKIGFLKGYVTVPSDTIYELELFKEVLPLKAFKPIQASGNRLLLPYEGKQNFKNSKPKIVLKNNTEVLETIVTQFPKKDSLQVWYKPLKADSLSLEVSRENYNKRFTFKVKDQKKDTLNIKAVQNGIINFRDRFTLESETPLVKFDKSKIRLVNKDSAAVDFTTEYDEFDQKLYVDFKKDPEEKYNFTFLPGALTDFYEKTNDTLSYKLNTKELADYGNIVINLKNVKRFPIIVELTNKKGESVLASAYSEKETRIEFNLVVPDAFTVRVIYDDNKNKMYDTGSFLERRYAEEVFYSQQEFDVRANWDVDQTVDLSIPFNPEVEKKQDEKKKKEDEKKRKAF; encoded by the coding sequence ATGTTTAAAAGCAAACTAAAGTATATTTCATTTTTATCTGTATTATTAATGATGAGCTGCGCCAAAAGGGGCAGTATTACCGGCGGATTAAAAGATACTCTTGCTCCTACGTTAGTATCGAGCGTTCCTAAAAACTTTAACACCAATTTTAAAGGAAATGTAATTACTTTAAATTTTGATGAGTATGTAAAACTTAAAAACACCAATAAGCAGCTTATTATTTCACCTCCTATGAAATACGAACCGCTTATTACTCCAACCAACGTGAGTAAGTTTATCAAAATTGAAATTAAAGACACGCTGCAGCCAAACACAACTTACAGTTTTAATTTCGGACAGAGTATTACCGATAATAATGAAGGAAATGCACTCAACCAGTTTAAATACGTTTTTTCTACTGGACCTTATATCGATTCGCTTACATTGGGTGGAAAAATTAAAGATGCATACAACAAAAACGTAGACAACTTTGTGTCGGTAATGCTTTATGAAGCAAATGACAAACTAAAAGATTCTACTATCTATAAAGAGTTTCCTAGATATATTACGAATACTTTAGACAGCATGCGAACTTTTAAATTTGAAAATTTAAAAGCTGGAAAATATCTTTTGGTAGCTTTAAAAGATAAAAGTTCAAACAATAAATTCAATCCTAAAGATGATAAAATCGGATTTTTAAAAGGATATGTGACTGTTCCTTCAGATACGATTTATGAATTGGAATTGTTTAAGGAAGTTCTTCCTTTAAAAGCTTTCAAGCCCATTCAGGCATCAGGAAACCGATTGTTGTTACCATATGAAGGAAAACAGAATTTTAAAAATTCGAAACCAAAAATTGTCCTGAAAAACAATACAGAAGTTCTAGAAACTATTGTAACGCAATTCCCGAAAAAAGATTCACTTCAGGTTTGGTATAAGCCTTTGAAAGCAGACTCTTTATCGCTGGAAGTGAGCCGAGAGAATTACAACAAAAGATTCACTTTTAAGGTAAAAGACCAGAAAAAAGACACTTTGAATATTAAAGCGGTTCAAAATGGGATTATTAATTTCAGAGATCGTTTTACATTAGAATCAGAAACACCATTGGTTAAATTTGACAAATCAAAAATCAGGTTAGTCAATAAAGATTCTGCAGCTGTTGATTTCACTACCGAATATGATGAATTCGACCAAAAACTCTATGTAGACTTTAAGAAAGATCCAGAGGAAAAATACAATTTTACTTTTTTACCAGGTGCGCTGACGGATTTTTATGAAAAGACAAACGATACTTTATCGTATAAATTAAACACGAAAGAACTCGCTGATTACGGGAATATTGTTATCAATTTAAAAAATGTAAAACGTTTCCCGATTATTGTGGAACTTACCAATAAAAAAGGAGAGTCTGTTTTGGCAAGTGCCTATTCTGAGAAAGAAACCCGAATTGAATTCAATCTTGTTGTTCCTGATGCGTTTACTGTTCGCGTAATTTACGACGACAATAAAAACAAAATGTACGACACCGGAAGCTTTTTAGAAAGAAGATACGCCGAAGAAGTCTTTTACAGTCAGCAGGAATTTGATGTCCGTGCCAATTGGGACGTTGACCAAACTGTCGATCTGAGTATTCCGTTTAATCCAGAAGTGGAGAAAAAACAGGACGAGAAAAAGAAGAAAGAAGACGAAAAGAAACGAAAGGCATTCTAA
- the mce gene encoding methylmalonyl-CoA epimerase, whose translation MVNKIEHIGIAVKDMNDANVLFEKLLGVPSYKEEIVESEGVLTSFFKTGTNKIELLTATNPESPIAKFIEKKGEGIHHIAFDVDDIEAEISRLKNEGFVLINEVPKKGADNKLVVFLHPKNTNGVLVELCQEIK comes from the coding sequence ATGGTTAACAAAATTGAACATATTGGAATTGCAGTTAAAGATATGAATGATGCGAATGTATTGTTCGAAAAACTGCTTGGTGTTCCATCTTATAAAGAAGAAATCGTAGAAAGCGAAGGAGTGTTAACCTCTTTTTTTAAAACAGGAACGAATAAAATTGAACTTTTGACGGCGACAAACCCAGAAAGTCCAATTGCAAAGTTTATAGAAAAAAAAGGAGAAGGAATTCATCATATCGCTTTTGATGTCGATGATATCGAAGCTGAAATTTCCCGATTAAAAAACGAAGGTTTTGTGCTGATAAACGAAGTTCCGAAGAAAGGAGCCGATAATAAATTGGTCGTTTTTCTGCATCCGAAGAACACAAATGGTGTTTTAGTGGAGCTTTGCCAAGAAATTAAATAA
- a CDS encoding very short patch repair endonuclease translates to MDNLTPEQRSRNMQAIKSTATKDEVRLAKALWKLGYRYRKNNKKIFGRPDITFAKYKIAIFVDSEFFHGKDWETQQLRIKSNRDYWIPKIERNIQRDEEVNAFLISQNWTVLRFWSKDIEKNLEVCLAKIEGTIMLLSI, encoded by the coding sequence ATGGATAATTTGACTCCCGAACAAAGGAGCAGAAATATGCAGGCGATTAAAAGTACTGCTACAAAAGATGAAGTAAGGCTTGCCAAAGCTTTATGGAAATTGGGTTACAGATATCGAAAAAACAATAAAAAGATATTTGGACGACCTGACATTACTTTTGCCAAATATAAAATTGCCATTTTTGTCGATAGCGAATTTTTTCATGGAAAAGATTGGGAAACTCAACAATTAAGAATCAAATCGAATAGAGACTATTGGATCCCGAAGATTGAAAGAAATATACAACGTGACGAAGAAGTCAATGCTTTTCTTATTTCTCAAAATTGGACAGTCTTGAGATTTTGGAGTAAAGACATCGAAAAGAATCTCGAAGTTTGTCTGGCAAAAATCGAAGGCACGATAATGCTTTTAAGTATTTAA
- the dcm gene encoding DNA (cytosine-5-)-methyltransferase, with protein MENKYTVGSLYAGVGGICLGFEKSGFTLKWANEFDKKACITYRNNFKHNLIEGDVMELDVTSLEKVDILTAGFPCQPFSLAGHRKGFNDSRGNHFFKILDFIDEMRPKVVFLENVKNLRGHDKGNTLKVIQSEIKKRNYTFDSSVLNTKDFGNTPHNRERLFMIAFDKEFVNNKKFKFQFPEKEHLTKSLQDLIITDKVPDKFYYTEDKYMYNMLKESVVNKNHIYQFRRQYVRENKSGLCPTLTANMGTGGHNVPIIITDHGFRKLTPRECFRLQGFPDEYKLPAISNSSLYKQAGNSVSMPVIQRLAAEIFKVIEKVEAKKLKTEKA; from the coding sequence ATGGAAAATAAATACACAGTTGGAAGTTTGTATGCTGGTGTTGGCGGTATATGTTTAGGTTTTGAAAAATCTGGCTTTACTTTAAAATGGGCTAATGAATTTGATAAAAAAGCCTGCATTACCTACCGAAATAATTTCAAACACAACCTTATTGAAGGCGATGTAATGGAATTAGACGTAACTTCTCTAGAAAAAGTAGACATTTTAACGGCTGGTTTCCCTTGTCAGCCATTCTCTCTTGCCGGACACCGAAAAGGTTTTAACGACAGCAGAGGAAACCATTTTTTTAAAATCTTGGATTTTATTGACGAAATGCGTCCGAAAGTGGTGTTTCTGGAAAATGTAAAAAACCTTCGTGGACACGATAAAGGAAACACGCTTAAAGTCATTCAAAGCGAAATTAAAAAGCGCAATTATACTTTCGATAGTTCTGTTTTAAACACTAAAGATTTCGGAAATACACCTCATAATCGAGAGCGACTTTTCATGATTGCTTTTGACAAGGAGTTTGTGAACAACAAAAAGTTCAAATTTCAATTTCCTGAAAAAGAGCACTTAACAAAATCTCTTCAAGATTTAATTATAACAGATAAAGTTCCTGATAAATTTTATTATACCGAAGACAAATACATGTATAATATGCTAAAAGAATCGGTTGTAAATAAAAATCACATTTATCAGTTCAGACGGCAGTATGTTCGAGAGAATAAATCGGGATTATGTCCTACTTTGACAGCCAATATGGGAACCGGCGGACATAACGTTCCGATCATTATAACCGATCATGGTTTCAGAAAACTAACCCCACGAGAATGTTTCAGACTTCAAGGTTTTCCCGATGAATATAAATTACCAGCTATATCCAATTCAAGTTTGTACAAACAAGCCGGAAATTCAGTAAGCATGCCTGTTATACAAAGATTGGCAGCCGAAATTTTTAAGGTGATTGAAAAAGTTGAAGCCAAAAAACTAAAAACCGAAAAAGCTTAA
- a CDS encoding riboflavin synthase has translation MFTGIIETLGRIHEIQKDKNNLHVTVDSSITNELKIDQSVSHNGICLTVVAIKDSFYTVTAIEETILKTNIGDWKVNDIVNLERGMKLGDRLDGHIVQGHVDQTGVCTKIEEANGSWNYTFEYDSDLNNITIEKGSITVNGVSLTVVNSKTNEFSVSIIPYTFENTNFKDFKVGTKINLEFDVVGKYISRLYAINK, from the coding sequence ATGTTTACAGGAATTATCGAAACCCTTGGAAGGATTCACGAAATACAAAAAGACAAAAACAATCTGCATGTAACTGTAGATTCCTCTATCACTAACGAATTAAAAATTGACCAAAGCGTTTCTCATAACGGAATATGCCTTACAGTTGTTGCTATAAAGGATTCTTTCTACACTGTTACGGCGATTGAAGAAACCATTTTAAAAACCAATATTGGCGACTGGAAAGTAAATGATATTGTAAATCTAGAAAGAGGAATGAAGCTTGGCGATCGTTTAGACGGACATATTGTTCAAGGCCATGTTGACCAAACTGGAGTATGTACCAAAATTGAAGAAGCAAACGGAAGCTGGAATTATACTTTTGAATACGACAGCGACCTCAACAACATTACAATTGAAAAAGGTTCGATTACGGTTAACGGAGTAAGTTTGACGGTTGTAAATTCTAAAACAAACGAATTCAGCGTTTCTATAATTCCGTATACTTTTGAAAACACGAACTTCAAAGATTTTAAAGTTGGCACTAAAATCAATTTAGAATTTGATGTGGTGGGCAAATACATTTCCCGACTATACGCAATCAACAAATAG
- the pdxA gene encoding 4-hydroxythreonine-4-phosphate dehydrogenase PdxA gives MNKKAENIIVGISVGDLNGIGSEVILKTFEDSRMLELCTPVIFANAKILSFVRKSFTSTVQFHGVDKLDQIIPGKVNVYNLWKEGVDINFGTNDEKIGEYAIKSFVAATKALKEDLIDVLVTAPINKYNIQSEDFKFPGHTDYLDQELEGNALMMMVQDNLRVGLLTDHVPLNEVSSHLTEELITRKIETIRKSLIQDFSIVKPKIAVLGLNPHCGDGGVIGKEDDLILKPVLKKLFYSGTMVFGPFSADGFFGSGQYEKYDAVVATYHDQGLIPFKTLSFGKGVNYTAGLDKVRTSPDHGTGYDIAGKDMADFNSFKEAVYLALDIFRSRNQYEEISQKPLKIKEKQL, from the coding sequence ATGAATAAAAAAGCAGAAAATATAATTGTTGGAATTTCAGTTGGAGATTTAAACGGTATTGGAAGCGAAGTTATACTAAAAACATTCGAAGATTCAAGAATGTTAGAATTATGTACGCCTGTTATTTTCGCAAATGCTAAAATACTTTCTTTTGTTAGAAAAAGTTTTACATCGACCGTGCAGTTTCATGGTGTAGATAAGTTAGATCAAATCATTCCGGGAAAAGTAAATGTGTATAACCTTTGGAAAGAAGGAGTAGATATTAACTTTGGAACAAATGATGAAAAAATCGGGGAATATGCTATAAAATCTTTTGTAGCAGCAACCAAAGCTTTAAAAGAAGATTTAATTGATGTTCTGGTTACAGCGCCAATAAATAAATACAATATTCAGTCAGAAGATTTTAAATTTCCGGGACATACTGATTATTTGGATCAGGAATTAGAAGGAAATGCTTTAATGATGATGGTTCAGGATAATTTAAGAGTAGGTCTGCTTACGGATCATGTTCCTTTAAACGAAGTATCATCGCATTTGACAGAAGAATTAATTACCAGAAAAATTGAAACAATACGAAAATCATTAATTCAGGATTTTAGTATTGTGAAGCCAAAAATTGCTGTTTTAGGATTAAATCCTCATTGTGGCGATGGCGGTGTAATAGGAAAAGAGGATGATTTGATTTTAAAACCCGTTTTGAAAAAATTATTTTACAGCGGCACGATGGTTTTTGGGCCATTTTCTGCCGATGGTTTTTTTGGAAGTGGTCAATATGAAAAATATGATGCCGTTGTAGCCACATATCATGATCAAGGATTGATTCCGTTTAAAACACTTTCTTTTGGCAAAGGAGTAAATTATACGGCAGGTCTTGATAAAGTTCGTACTTCACCAGATCATGGCACAGGTTACGATATTGCTGGAAAAGACATGGCAGATTTCAATTCGTTTAAAGAAGCAGTTTATCTTGCGCTTGATATTTTTCGCTCGCGTAATCAGTATGAGGAGATTAGCCAAAAACCTCTTAAAATAAAAGAAAAACAGTTATAA
- a CDS encoding YceD family protein produces the protein MSKTKEFLIPFVGLKLGKHHFEYQINNTFFKDFEYDEFQSSDIKVNLLFDKKSNMLELEFKHKGTVNVPCDLTGEDFDLPIKGKMKLIVRFGEEFNDDNEELLILPHGEHELDVSQYIYEMIALSVPQKRIHPGVKDGTLQTDALTKLNELSVKEQKEESNKEEDIDPRWEKLKKLLTDK, from the coding sequence ATGAGCAAAACAAAAGAATTTTTAATTCCTTTCGTAGGATTAAAACTAGGAAAACACCATTTTGAGTATCAAATAAATAACACGTTCTTTAAGGACTTTGAGTACGATGAGTTTCAGAGTTCAGATATTAAAGTGAACTTGCTTTTTGATAAAAAGAGCAATATGTTAGAATTAGAATTCAAACACAAAGGAACTGTAAATGTACCTTGTGATCTAACAGGCGAAGATTTTGATTTACCTATAAAAGGAAAAATGAAGTTAATTGTTCGTTTTGGAGAAGAATTTAATGATGATAACGAAGAGTTGTTGATTTTGCCGCATGGAGAACATGAATTAGATGTGTCACAATACATTTATGAAATGATTGCACTTTCGGTGCCTCAAAAAAGAATTCATCCAGGTGTTAAAGACGGAACATTACAAACCGATGCTTTAACCAAATTGAATGAATTAAGTGTAAAAGAACAAAAGGAAGAGAGTAATAAAGAAGAAGATATTGACCCGCGTTGGGAAAAATTAAAGAAACTATTAACGGATAAATAA
- the rpmF gene encoding 50S ribosomal protein L32 — protein MAHPKRKTSKTRRDKRRTHYKATVAQIATCPITGEAHLYHRAYWHEGKMYYRGQVVIDKSEAVA, from the coding sequence ATGGCACATCCTAAGAGAAAAACCTCGAAAACAAGAAGAGATAAGAGAAGAACACATTATAAAGCGACTGTAGCTCAAATCGCTACATGTCCTATTACTGGTGAAGCACATTTATACCACAGAGCTTACTGGCACGAAGGTAAAATGTACTACAGAGGGCAAGTTGTTATCGATAAATCTGAAGCGGTTGCTTAA